The following proteins come from a genomic window of Proteiniphilum propionicum:
- a CDS encoding alpha-amylase domain-containing protein: MKYLKVKRIFLFSLFFSILFISSNACSDDKIISDGFDKANMGTSEIRSTQNSTLNDVLMQAFYWDVPVDEINKNGNWWNTLKNQANDLKNSGISGIWVPSPSKGNWGIIDNGYGIYDHYDLGNYYQRETTETRFGSRSELEQMIAAMHEGPKIEVYADVVLNHIYSNDTNEEVNPAVKAYVFGEAHEEQHKPYPADEIRWVIPDATPGDYYIQIKGYGLPWNSSVTERGYDVMIRWDNSPVTESNQWENEPNNGNGSYNIFPGSGKIVRAHIGHSSDIDEYKITVPSAHEIEIRLTAKRETGNPMQWVNAGSMSGYYPAAVWHNGNNLASSTLQAKTNTHISYVNHTGTGEPNYAWHYNHFHPADANDWLGGYGSDEIITNTKFFGNDLNTFDPVVASRLKDWGVWLVNTVGFDGFRLDFVRGFQESFVADWVNNLPAVNGKQPFIVGEYWGADYRIKDWVNTVAGLGADVDAFDFPLKNTLTAMCNGDGSFDMANLNHAGMVRNNNGNSLPGTSVVTFLDNHDTGKEHDKWVTKDFHLGYAYILTHEGKPCVFYPHFYAITQQDAHGNSATVTAPQWLKNSIRQLIQIRKNYLGGVITVLSQSGNPYPPAHTGNVYIARRQGNGVKDGAIIVLNNHAGETKSMWVSVNAQGFSDWTGQRLVNVLDTTEKITVQADGRAEFSAPARGYSIWVKETDLIQ; encoded by the coding sequence ATGAAGTATTTAAAAGTAAAACGCATATTCCTGTTCTCTTTATTTTTCAGTATTCTGTTCATATCTTCAAACGCCTGTTCTGACGATAAGATCATATCCGATGGATTTGACAAGGCAAACATGGGGACAAGTGAAATACGTTCAACGCAGAACTCCACCCTCAACGATGTCCTGATGCAAGCCTTCTATTGGGACGTACCGGTTGATGAAATAAACAAGAACGGGAATTGGTGGAATACGCTCAAAAACCAGGCAAACGATCTGAAAAACAGTGGGATTTCCGGAATATGGGTTCCAAGTCCCTCAAAAGGAAATTGGGGAATTATAGATAACGGCTACGGCATTTACGACCATTACGATTTGGGGAACTACTACCAAAGGGAAACCACAGAAACCCGTTTCGGCAGCCGTTCGGAACTGGAGCAGATGATTGCCGCGATGCATGAGGGCCCTAAAATTGAGGTGTATGCGGATGTCGTATTAAACCATATATATTCGAACGACACCAATGAGGAAGTAAATCCCGCCGTTAAAGCCTATGTTTTTGGAGAAGCGCACGAAGAACAACACAAGCCCTATCCCGCCGACGAAATCCGCTGGGTTATCCCCGACGCAACGCCCGGAGATTATTATATCCAAATAAAAGGATACGGCTTACCGTGGAACTCTTCCGTTACTGAAAGGGGATATGACGTCATGATCAGATGGGACAACAGCCCTGTAACGGAAAGCAATCAATGGGAAAACGAACCGAACAACGGAAACGGCAGCTACAATATTTTTCCCGGTTCGGGTAAAATAGTAAGGGCACATATAGGACATTCGTCCGATATTGACGAATATAAAATAACCGTCCCTTCTGCACACGAAATCGAAATTCGTTTGACGGCCAAAAGGGAAACAGGAAATCCGATGCAATGGGTAAATGCCGGTTCCATGTCAGGATACTATCCTGCGGCTGTTTGGCATAATGGAAATAACCTCGCCTCCTCAACTCTTCAAGCAAAAACCAACACACACATATCCTATGTAAACCATACGGGCACTGGAGAACCAAATTATGCCTGGCATTACAATCATTTTCATCCGGCAGATGCAAATGACTGGCTGGGAGGTTACGGCTCCGATGAGATTATTACCAACACCAAATTCTTCGGAAACGACTTGAATACATTTGACCCGGTTGTTGCATCCCGATTAAAGGATTGGGGGGTATGGCTGGTCAATACGGTGGGGTTCGACGGATTCCGATTGGATTTTGTCCGCGGATTTCAGGAATCTTTTGTCGCGGATTGGGTGAACAACCTCCCCGCGGTAAACGGCAAGCAGCCTTTTATTGTCGGAGAATATTGGGGAGCCGATTACAGGATAAAGGACTGGGTAAACACCGTAGCCGGTTTAGGTGCGGATGTCGACGCTTTTGATTTCCCCTTGAAAAATACATTAACGGCAATGTGCAATGGCGACGGCTCCTTCGACATGGCAAACCTAAATCATGCTGGGATGGTCAGGAATAATAACGGAAACTCCTTACCGGGCACCTCGGTCGTCACATTTTTAGACAATCATGACACGGGAAAAGAGCATGACAAATGGGTCACGAAAGACTTTCATTTAGGATACGCCTATATCCTTACGCATGAAGGAAAACCCTGCGTCTTTTATCCTCACTTTTACGCTATCACACAACAGGATGCGCATGGAAACAGCGCCACCGTAACCGCACCCCAATGGCTGAAAAACAGCATACGGCAATTGATCCAGATCCGTAAAAATTATCTGGGAGGTGTTATTACCGTATTGAGCCAATCGGGCAACCCCTATCCCCCCGCACATACGGGAAATGTATATATTGCCCGCAGACAGGGGAACGGAGTAAAAGACGGAGCAATCATCGTGCTGAACAATCATGCCGGTGAGACCAAATCCATGTGGGTTTCGGTCAATGCACAGGGTTTTTCCGACTGGACAGGACAACGGTTAGTAAACGTGCTGGATACAACGGAAAAAATTACGGTACAGGCGGACGGGAGAGCTGAATTTTCCGCTCCGGCAAGAGGTTACAGCATTTGGGTTAAAGAGACGGATTTAATACAATAG
- a CDS encoding RagB/SusD family nutrient uptake outer membrane protein — protein MKKNIIYIITVVAIALTSCFDDLDRFPANDTTSEVVYSTFDGTKEALAKIYGAYTLSGQVGPGGKPDIVGLREDQNADFLRNWFNHQETPTDEAHCRWNDAGIPELNYIKFTPTASFTIGLYDKCILQVMYANDFLRNTDGRDYGAQQDEVNYFRGEARFLRAFAYWVLIDNFGNPPFVTEKDDLGILPDQIQRADLFKYIEDELLDLANNQGVKEARANEYGRADMGAVWALLARIYLNAEVYTGTARWTEAITYSKKVIDAGYDLHKNYEHLFLADNNVNNPEMILPIAYDGQSSRVNGGVTFLINGGSRDEYQVKYADKLIHYGIFSNANWNGYMVRKQFIDKFDEGDKRFLFVGENPSLGSDPSDKDNGLQTYKYRNITSASTKDKPVYGSDITFADNDFPLFRLAEQYLIYAEAVVRGGTGGSMDLAVEYFNKLRERAFGNQSKNVANLTAQDILDERARELYWECFRRTDLIRYNQFTSSAYIWEWKGGVKEGRAVSDHYNLFPLPSQDLLANPKLKQNDKY, from the coding sequence ATGAAAAAGAATATTATATATATTATAACGGTTGTTGCCATAGCGCTAACATCCTGCTTCGACGACCTGGACAGGTTCCCGGCAAATGACACAACCTCCGAGGTGGTCTATTCCACTTTCGACGGCACCAAAGAAGCCCTCGCCAAAATATATGGCGCTTATACTTTGTCGGGTCAGGTAGGGCCGGGCGGGAAACCCGACATCGTAGGCCTGCGGGAAGACCAGAATGCCGATTTCCTGCGTAACTGGTTCAACCATCAGGAAACGCCCACCGATGAAGCGCATTGCCGCTGGAATGATGCGGGTATCCCTGAACTGAACTATATCAAATTCACCCCCACCGCCTCGTTCACAATCGGTTTATACGACAAGTGCATCTTACAAGTGATGTACGCCAACGATTTTCTTCGAAACACCGATGGAAGAGACTACGGCGCACAACAGGACGAAGTCAACTACTTCCGCGGAGAAGCCCGTTTCTTGAGGGCATTTGCCTATTGGGTATTGATAGACAACTTCGGCAATCCTCCCTTTGTGACCGAGAAAGATGATTTAGGCATTTTGCCCGATCAGATACAGCGTGCCGACCTCTTTAAGTATATCGAGGACGAGCTGTTGGACTTGGCCAATAATCAAGGAGTAAAAGAGGCACGCGCCAACGAATACGGACGAGCCGACATGGGCGCCGTCTGGGCGCTCCTGGCCCGCATCTACCTCAACGCCGAGGTTTATACCGGCACGGCCCGGTGGACGGAAGCCATCACCTACAGCAAAAAAGTGATTGACGCCGGATATGACCTGCATAAGAACTACGAACATCTGTTCCTGGCCGATAACAACGTGAACAATCCCGAAATGATTCTTCCCATTGCCTACGACGGTCAAAGCAGCCGGGTAAATGGGGGTGTCACGTTCCTGATCAATGGCGGATCAAGAGACGAATATCAAGTCAAATATGCTGACAAACTCATCCATTACGGGATATTTAGCAACGCCAACTGGAACGGATACATGGTTCGCAAGCAGTTTATCGATAAATTCGATGAGGGAGACAAGCGTTTTCTCTTTGTGGGAGAGAATCCCTCGTTGGGTAGCGATCCGAGTGACAAGGACAACGGATTACAAACCTACAAATACCGGAACATTACTTCGGCATCGACGAAAGACAAACCAGTTTACGGATCGGACATCACATTCGCCGACAATGATTTCCCGCTTTTCCGTCTGGCAGAGCAATACCTGATTTACGCCGAAGCGGTGGTCCGCGGCGGAACGGGCGGCTCGATGGATTTAGCGGTAGAATATTTCAACAAACTGCGCGAACGGGCTTTCGGCAACCAAAGCAAAAATGTGGCAAACCTGACGGCGCAGGACATACTGGACGAACGTGCCCGCGAACTTTACTGGGAATGTTTCCGTCGTACAGACCTGATCCGATACAACCAGTTTACCTCCTCGGCGTACATCTGGGAATGGAAAGGAGGCGTGAAAGAAGGACGTGCCGTGAGCGACCACTACAACCTGTTCCCGCTGCCGTCGCAAGACCTGCTGGCCAATCCCAAGCTGAAACAAAACGACAAATACTAA
- a CDS encoding alpha-amylase family glycosyl hydrolase gives MQISSKVIYLLFFLLLALSCGKDPVVPPEPPEPPVTIKEGLSWSIATPDADKELTIWFKASAGSPLYNYTGDVYIHTGVVSEGTWRYVPAEWNENIAKCKMTSVANEKFTWSIKLGPTIREWFSSGNTPVNKIGIVIRNSDGTKKGFQEDKFIENITDNKFKTFQPGAVKNGTMPADMEYGINIVDNSTVTLVLYDKDKNGARKDYAHVTGDFNNWTLSNDEKSQMFRDEAAGCWWITLTGLDQEKEYGFQYYIGDREREPIRVADPYTRKVLDPDNDHYIPYSTYPENKIYPEGANGIVSVFKIRQDNYNWQVPDFKTPATDNLTIYELHFRDFTASGDINGAMEKLDYLQSLGVNAIELMPVQEFDGNDSWGYNPCFYFAMDKAYGTDRMYKQFIDACHKRGMAVIFDVVYNHATGAHPFARMWWDAENNKTAANNPYFNTDAPHPYSVFHDFNHESPLARAFVKRNLRFLLEEYRIDGFRFDLTKGFTQNRSTEATAGNYDASRVAIIKDYNSAIKEVKADALVILEHFCDNMEETELGDAGMMVWRNMNWAYCQSAMGYPSESGFDGTYYKTSSRPANSLVSYMESHDEERAAYKQSQWGNGIIKTDLAARMNQLAANAAFFFTVPGPKMVWQFGEMGYDVSIDYNGRTGKKPVKWDYLNNAERKQLHDVYTRLIRLRNTHPELFNATATLEWKVTPSFWDNGRFLTLSSFGNAKQIVVTGNFTNAPVNTTTSFPKTGTWYNYLNGSETLNVTETTMNITVPANSFRIFSTFTE, from the coding sequence ATGCAGATATCTTCAAAAGTAATTTATTTGCTATTTTTCCTGCTCCTTGCCCTCTCATGTGGGAAGGACCCTGTGGTACCACCGGAACCACCGGAACCACCAGTCACCATCAAAGAGGGGCTTTCATGGAGCATTGCAACACCAGATGCTGACAAGGAGCTGACTATCTGGTTCAAGGCTTCTGCAGGCTCACCTCTCTACAACTATACAGGTGATGTTTATATACATACCGGCGTGGTGAGTGAAGGAACCTGGCGATATGTCCCTGCAGAATGGAATGAAAATATCGCGAAATGCAAGATGACCAGTGTTGCAAACGAAAAATTCACCTGGAGCATCAAGCTGGGGCCAACCATCCGTGAATGGTTCAGCTCAGGAAATACCCCTGTAAATAAGATAGGGATTGTAATACGAAATTCCGATGGGACAAAGAAGGGATTCCAGGAAGATAAGTTCATAGAAAATATTACCGACAACAAATTCAAAACGTTTCAGCCTGGTGCCGTAAAAAACGGGACTATGCCTGCAGACATGGAGTATGGCATCAACATAGTGGATAACTCAACAGTCACTCTGGTACTGTATGATAAAGACAAAAACGGGGCACGCAAAGATTATGCACATGTGACTGGTGATTTCAACAACTGGACACTTAGTAACGACGAAAAATCACAGATGTTCCGCGATGAGGCGGCTGGGTGCTGGTGGATAACTCTCACCGGCCTGGATCAGGAGAAAGAGTATGGATTCCAGTATTACATTGGGGACAGGGAAAGAGAACCGATTCGTGTAGCCGATCCTTATACCCGCAAAGTGCTGGATCCTGATAACGACCACTATATACCCTACTCTACATACCCGGAAAACAAGATCTACCCTGAAGGAGCTAACGGCATAGTATCTGTTTTTAAAATCCGACAGGATAACTACAACTGGCAGGTGCCCGATTTCAAAACGCCCGCTACCGACAATCTGACAATTTACGAACTGCATTTCCGCGACTTTACAGCCTCCGGCGATATCAACGGCGCCATGGAGAAACTGGATTACCTGCAATCGCTCGGCGTAAACGCCATCGAACTGATGCCCGTGCAGGAATTCGACGGGAACGACAGCTGGGGTTACAATCCCTGCTTCTATTTCGCGATGGACAAAGCCTACGGCACCGACCGGATGTACAAGCAGTTTATCGACGCGTGTCACAAACGGGGTATGGCCGTCATTTTCGACGTGGTCTATAACCACGCCACCGGTGCCCATCCGTTTGCCCGGATGTGGTGGGATGCCGAAAACAACAAGACCGCCGCCAACAATCCCTACTTCAATACGGATGCTCCCCACCCCTACTCCGTTTTTCACGACTTCAACCACGAATCGCCCCTGGCGCGCGCCTTCGTGAAACGAAACCTCCGGTTCCTGCTGGAGGAATACCGCATCGACGGCTTCCGTTTCGATTTGACCAAAGGATTTACTCAAAACCGAAGCACCGAGGCCACAGCCGGCAACTACGACGCTTCGCGCGTGGCCATCATCAAGGATTACAACAGCGCCATCAAGGAGGTCAAAGCGGATGCGCTCGTGATTCTCGAACATTTTTGCGATAATATGGAAGAGACCGAACTGGGCGACGCCGGCATGATGGTTTGGCGCAATATGAATTGGGCTTATTGCCAATCGGCAATGGGATATCCGAGCGAGTCGGGATTCGACGGGACCTATTACAAAACCTCATCCCGCCCGGCAAACAGTCTGGTAAGCTACATGGAAAGCCATGATGAAGAACGAGCGGCTTACAAACAGAGTCAATGGGGGAATGGTATTATTAAAACCGACCTGGCCGCACGGATGAACCAGCTGGCAGCCAACGCCGCCTTCTTCTTCACCGTGCCCGGTCCAAAGATGGTGTGGCAGTTCGGAGAGATGGGTTACGACGTAAGCATTGATTATAACGGCCGTACCGGCAAGAAGCCGGTCAAATGGGACTACCTGAATAATGCCGAACGGAAGCAGTTGCACGATGTGTACACCCGGCTGATCAGACTGCGCAATACCCATCCCGAACTGTTCAATGCCACCGCCACGCTGGAGTGGAAAGTAACGCCGTCGTTCTGGGACAACGGCCGCTTCCTGACGCTCTCCTCATTCGGAAACGCCAAGCAAATAGTGGTCACGGGCAATTTCACCAATGCCCCCGTCAACACCACCACCTCATTTCCGAAAACCGGCACCTGGTACAACTATCTGAACGGATCGGAAACGCTGAATGTGACGGAAACGACAATGAACATCACCGTCCCTGCCAACAGTTTCAGAATATTCTCCACATTCACGGAATAA
- a CDS encoding SusF/SusE family outer membrane protein, giving the protein MKKLNLFIILIVTVLLFSCEKEQDMYRVLPAEQAGKPVLAAHDDIVIKLDNLESTTTFKWKKADLGVPAAPEYTLYVKTGEDKDAQRVSSAFADSLDVKLEDLNKLLIAAGLEPGKAADVNFFVEASLYSEYKVTSELIKLKVTPFKPVYPDAVYMIGQAFGGWDWGNPKIVEMTPVNGHAGKFWAVRHFANPGDGFKWNTKKDWGGDFFSLGKDVGFTTEGGNAFVSEAGFYIVLIDYTINTITIEPAQVYGMGDCFGGWNTGKYPFTADGNEMKITTANSGDLRIYANSSAAGVGGDWWRMEFILRDGKIEYRGNGDDQEPRVNVGAGKTVTLDFNSGTGTVN; this is encoded by the coding sequence ATGAAAAAATTAAATTTATTTATAATTCTCATTGTAACGGTACTACTCTTCTCCTGTGAAAAGGAACAGGATATGTATCGGGTGCTGCCCGCGGAACAAGCTGGAAAACCGGTGCTGGCGGCGCATGATGACATCGTCATCAAGTTGGATAACCTGGAGAGCACAACCACATTTAAATGGAAAAAAGCCGATTTAGGCGTACCTGCTGCACCTGAATACACGCTCTATGTGAAAACAGGGGAAGATAAAGATGCTCAAAGGGTTTCTTCCGCATTTGCCGACTCGCTTGACGTTAAATTGGAAGATTTGAACAAACTGCTGATTGCCGCGGGCTTGGAGCCGGGCAAAGCCGCAGATGTCAATTTTTTCGTGGAGGCCTCTCTTTATTCAGAATATAAAGTAACTTCCGAGCTCATTAAGTTAAAAGTAACTCCATTCAAACCTGTCTATCCCGATGCTGTATATATGATCGGTCAGGCTTTTGGTGGATGGGACTGGGGCAATCCGAAGATAGTAGAAATGACACCGGTAAACGGTCATGCGGGTAAATTCTGGGCGGTACGGCATTTCGCCAACCCTGGTGACGGTTTCAAGTGGAACACAAAGAAAGACTGGGGAGGAGACTTCTTCTCATTGGGTAAAGATGTCGGCTTTACAACTGAAGGAGGCAATGCGTTTGTTTCAGAAGCAGGATTCTATATTGTGCTCATCGATTACACTATCAACACCATTACCATCGAACCGGCGCAGGTTTACGGTATGGGCGATTGCTTTGGCGGATGGAATACGGGCAAATATCCGTTTACTGCCGATGGCAATGAAATGAAAATTACAACCGCTAATAGCGGCGATTTGAGAATATATGCTAATTCTTCGGCGGCAGGTGTAGGTGGCGATTGGTGGCGTATGGAGTTCATCCTACGCGATGGGAAAATCGAATACCGCGGCAACGGCGACGACCAGGAACCGCGCGTGAACGTGGGTGCCGGGAAAACGGTAACACTCGATTTCAATAGCGGAACGGGAACCGTCAATTAA
- a CDS encoding glycoside hydrolase family 13 protein: protein MKRTTLFSLLLSLTCALQAQQVKVEPAFWWSGMQETELQLMVSGKDIASYKAAVTAKGVYLKETVTLESPNYRILYLDISDSAPQKFEIVFTNGKREITHNYELKPRDPERLNIQSFNSSDVLYLIMPDRFANGNPDNDQIAMRMPYKVDRNDPNARHGGDLKGISDRLDYLADLGVTAIWLNPVLENDMEGGSYHGYATTDYYRVDPRFGTNEEYRQLISDAHDKGMKVVMDMIFNHCGSDHPWMKDVPSHDWFNNMGEYVQTSHMKEMYFDPYASEYDKKKMTDGWFVPTMPDLNQRNRHVAKYLIQNSIWWIEYAGVDGIRQDTYPYADYDMMADWCNAVYKEYPSFNIVGEAWLNNTIGTAFWQKDSPLNPNNTHLKSVMDFRFMGLSHTAFFEETTEWNGGLHNIYDHMTYDFIYPDICNVLRFLDNHDTDRILKEYPLDLSAWKQAITFLLTMTGTPQIYYGTELLMHGNKSRSDGDIRHDMPGGWPSDTTNHFTREGRDDIQNEAFDFLKKVLHWRQGKKVISSGGMKHYVLQKGVYVYERFLNDEKVLVVMNGTSGEVTIDLGRYAESIQGKSSWKELLSGKTVTFGETLTLAPKDVLILE, encoded by the coding sequence ATGAAACGGACAACACTTTTCTCCCTGCTCCTGTCGCTGACCTGTGCGCTGCAAGCCCAACAGGTAAAGGTCGAACCCGCTTTCTGGTGGAGCGGCATGCAGGAAACCGAGCTGCAGCTGATGGTCTCCGGCAAGGACATCGCATCGTATAAGGCCGCGGTCACGGCAAAAGGGGTGTACTTGAAAGAGACGGTTACGCTGGAAAGCCCCAACTACCGGATTTTGTACTTGGATATTTCCGACAGTGCTCCGCAAAAGTTCGAAATCGTTTTTACCAACGGAAAGCGGGAAATTACCCATAACTACGAACTCAAACCGCGAGACCCGGAACGGCTGAACATACAAAGTTTCAACTCGTCCGACGTGCTCTACCTGATCATGCCGGACCGGTTTGCCAACGGCAATCCCGATAACGACCAAATTGCTATGCGGATGCCCTACAAGGTGGACCGCAACGACCCCAATGCCCGCCACGGCGGCGACCTGAAAGGTATTTCCGACCGTTTGGATTACCTTGCCGACCTGGGCGTAACCGCCATCTGGCTCAACCCGGTGCTGGAGAACGACATGGAGGGCGGTTCGTACCACGGATACGCCACCACCGATTACTACCGCGTGGATCCCCGGTTCGGCACCAACGAGGAGTACCGTCAACTGATAAGCGACGCTCATGACAAAGGGATGAAGGTGGTGATGGACATGATTTTCAACCATTGCGGCAGCGATCACCCTTGGATGAAAGACGTGCCCTCACACGATTGGTTCAACAACATGGGTGAATATGTGCAGACTTCGCACATGAAAGAGATGTATTTCGATCCCTACGCCTCGGAATACGATAAAAAGAAAATGACCGACGGCTGGTTCGTGCCCACCATGCCCGACCTGAACCAGCGCAACCGGCACGTGGCGAAATACCTCATCCAGAACAGTATCTGGTGGATCGAATATGCCGGGGTGGACGGCATCCGGCAGGATACCTACCCCTACGCCGATTACGATATGATGGCCGACTGGTGCAATGCTGTCTATAAAGAATATCCATCATTCAATATCGTGGGAGAAGCGTGGTTGAACAATACCATAGGAACAGCTTTCTGGCAGAAAGACAGCCCCCTCAACCCAAATAACACCCACCTCAAATCGGTGATGGACTTCCGTTTCATGGGACTGTCACACACAGCCTTCTTCGAAGAAACTACCGAGTGGAACGGGGGGCTGCACAATATCTACGATCACATGACCTACGACTTCATCTATCCCGATATCTGCAACGTTCTCCGTTTCTTAGATAACCATGATACAGACCGCATCCTGAAAGAGTATCCTTTAGATCTCTCAGCCTGGAAGCAGGCGATCACCTTCCTGCTTACCATGACTGGCACCCCACAGATCTACTACGGCACCGAATTACTGATGCACGGCAATAAAAGCCGCAGCGACGGGGACATCCGGCACGATATGCCAGGTGGCTGGCCCAGTGATACGACAAATCATTTCACCCGTGAAGGACGCGATGACATCCAGAACGAAGCTTTCGACTTTCTAAAAAAAGTTTTGCACTGGCGACAAGGGAAAAAGGTAATATCCAGCGGTGGTATGAAACATTACGTGCTCCAAAAAGGTGTCTATGTCTATGAACGGTTTTTGAATGATGAGAAAGTGTTGGTAGTGATGAACGGCACGTCAGGAGAGGTCACAATAGACCTTGGCCGTTATGCTGAGTCTATACAAGGCAAAAGCAGTTGGAAGGAGCTCCTTTCTGGAAAAACAGTCACTTTTGGTGAAACGCTGACACTCGCCCCGAAAGATGTGCTTATACTAGAATAA